In Papaver somniferum cultivar HN1 chromosome 1, ASM357369v1, whole genome shotgun sequence, a genomic segment contains:
- the LOC113291733 gene encoding traB domain-containing protein-like: MSSSICDDPLRVSITNLSHQSTQDETSHYQHGIPGIPTDGKVVLLKNSNNGAQIYLVGTVHIRKESAEIVKKVIDNVTPDVVAVELCKGRADGLMNWKPEDDTLYKLFCRSMRSPGGLCMKVVNFIVSCWYCRLHAGGIFPGLEFKVAMEESSRVGARCSYIDQDHDVTLQQLSKVSSYGLLWKAYTRLRDEVKKSRQVIKHHSDIVNGQYTRSNVQEIVNILKIICPEITEVIIEDRDKFMFTNLRSFQGKVVAVVGMGHMDGIELLWKLAEEDDID; this comes from the exons ATGTCCTCCTCCATTTGCGATGATCCACTTAGGGTTTCTATAACAAACTTGAGTCATCAATCAACACAAGATGAAACAAGTCATTACCAGCATGGTATTCCTGGAATTCCCACTGATGGTAAAGTTGTTCTACTCAAGAATTCCAACAATGGGGCTCAAATCTATCTTGTTGGAACTGTTCATATTCGGAAAGAGAGTGCTGAGATTGTCAAGAAG GTGATCGATAATGTAACGCCTGATGTTGTTGCG GTTGAGCTGTGCAAGGGACGAGCGGATGGGCTCATGAATTGGAAACCTGAAGATGATACATTATATAAGTTGTTCTGCAGATCCATGAGATCTCCAGGTGGACTATGCATGAAGGTGGTTAACTTTATTGTAAGTTGTTGGTATTGCCGGTTGCACGCAGGTGGTATATTTCCTGGCCTGGAGTTCAAG GTTGCAATGGAAGAATCTTCTAGAGTGGGAGCAAGATGTTCCTACATTGATCAAGATCACGAT gttacGCTTCAACAGTTATCTAAAGTATCCTCTTATGGCTTGCTTTGGAAGGCATATACTAGACTTAGGGATGAAGTCAAGAAATCCCGCCAAGTGATCAAGCACCATTCTGACATCGTAAATGGACAATACACAAGATCCAATGTGCAAGAAATTGTTAACATTCTGAAAATTATTTGTCCCGAGATT ACAGAGGTGATAATTGAAGATAGAGACAAGTTTATGTTTACGAACCTtagaagttttcaaggaaaagttgTAGCAGTGGTTGGGATGGGTCACATGGATGGAATTGAACTATTGTGGAAGCTGGCGGAGGAGGATGACA TTGACTGA